The Methanobrevibacter sp. genome includes a region encoding these proteins:
- a CDS encoding RNase J family beta-CASP ribonuclease yields MTVEVIAIGGYEEVGKNMTAVKVGEDVIIFDMGIHLDRISIHEDTDIDRMHSLDLIERGVIPDDTIMKDVDGKVKGIVFSHGHLDHIGAVAKLAHRYDAPIIGTPYTTALIEKQIKGERKFKVNNPIRPLNPGSKIKLSKDITLEFVQSTHSIPQAVFPVLHTNEGIIVYALDFKFDNHQKVSPPPDYNRLRELGRKGVLALIVETTNAINYTETRTYSEKVARIILEDLMREPLKAKNGMIVTTFSSHIERLQTIADIAKDSDRDILFLGRSMERFCGIAQNLGILKLPGNAYVHGSPKAVNKALMKAEEERDKYLLVTTGHQGEPDALLPRIASGRTPFNVKKGDNVIFSAPIIPNPTNAANRHILESKLKANGARIYANAHVSGHAGREDHRDFLRMLKPKHIIPAHGELEMLVAYGELAEEEGYRIGNNIHILRNAQAQVFNGH; encoded by the coding sequence ATGACTGTAGAAGTTATTGCAATAGGTGGATACGAAGAAGTAGGAAAGAATATGACTGCCGTAAAGGTAGGGGAAGATGTTATCATATTCGATATGGGTATCCACTTGGACAGAATCAGCATTCACGAAGATACAGACATAGACAGAATGCACAGTTTGGACTTAATCGAAAGGGGAGTGATTCCAGACGATACAATCATGAAGGACGTTGACGGAAAGGTAAAGGGAATAGTATTTTCCCACGGTCACTTGGACCACATCGGTGCTGTAGCCAAATTGGCTCACAGATACGATGCACCAATCATCGGAACCCCTTATACCACTGCACTGATTGAAAAGCAAATCAAGGGAGAACGTAAATTCAAGGTAAACAATCCAATCAGACCGCTTAATCCTGGAAGCAAGATCAAATTGTCAAAGGACATCACCTTGGAATTCGTTCAGTCAACCCACAGTATTCCACAGGCGGTCTTCCCGGTATTGCATACCAATGAGGGAATAATCGTCTATGCATTGGACTTTAAGTTTGACAACCATCAGAAGGTTTCACCGCCACCTGACTATAACAGGCTTAGGGAATTGGGAAGAAAAGGAGTATTGGCTCTAATTGTAGAGACCACCAATGCAATCAATTACACTGAAACCAGAACATATTCAGAAAAAGTTGCTAGAATCATCCTGGAGGACTTGATGAGAGAGCCTTTAAAGGCAAAGAACGGTATGATCGTAACCACTTTCTCATCACATATCGAAAGGCTTCAGACCATTGCAGACATTGCAAAGGACAGCGATAGGGATATTCTCTTCTTGGGACGTTCCATGGAAAGGTTCTGTGGCATAGCACAGAATTTAGGAATCTTGAAATTGCCTGGAAACGCTTATGTTCATGGGTCTCCTAAGGCTGTAAACAAAGCCCTTATGAAGGCTGAAGAGGAAAGGGACAAATATCTCCTGGTCACTACAGGTCACCAAGGGGAGCCTGATGCTCTTTTACCAAGAATAGCCAGTGGAAGAACTCCATTCAATGTGAAGAAAGGAGACAATGTCATATTCTCAGCGCCAATCATTCCAAATCCGACCAATGCCGCAAACAGGCATATCCTTGAATCCAAATTGAAGGCGAACGGTGCAAGGATCTATGCAAACGCTCACGTTTCAGGACACGCAGGCCGTGAAGACCACAGGGATTTCCTAAGAATGCTTAAGCCAAAACACATCATACCTGCCCACGGTGAATTGGAGATGCTGGTCGCTTATGGTGAGCTTGCAGAAGAGGAAGGATACAGAATAGGAAACAATATTCATATTTTAAGAAATGCTCAGGCTCAAGTGTTCAATGGACACTAA
- the mvk gene encoding mevalonate kinase, giving the protein MRHISVASAPGKTILFGEHSVVYDEPAIAGAVNKRAVVSLKKSQNNYSTLKSKDLGFELVMDTRRGTYTLKKGKPGIIRYILNAMGKFHDHSAIDMSLSLDLPIGSGLGSSAAVTVATIAALHHYHGVEFNKETLAREAHGVEEEVQGIASPLDTLISTYGGLIYLSREKKIVRFDSHLDAPFVVGFTNKYGNTAKMVKNVKTLKDTYPELVDPIISTMGKIANEARIAILKNDVERIAELMNLNQGLLDSLGVNTYELSRMIYTARDNGALASKITGSGGGGSIISLCREDNVDEVAEAINVEDKTIKVKFSKDGVLVNRRAPPLP; this is encoded by the coding sequence ATGAGACACATATCAGTAGCTTCTGCACCTGGAAAGACCATCCTTTTCGGTGAACATTCAGTCGTATATGATGAGCCGGCCATTGCAGGGGCAGTCAATAAAAGGGCAGTTGTAAGTCTGAAGAAGTCTCAGAACAATTACTCCACATTGAAGTCCAAGGATTTGGGTTTTGAACTAGTAATGGACACTCGAAGAGGAACCTATACCCTTAAGAAAGGAAAGCCGGGCATTATCCGTTATATCTTGAATGCTATGGGAAAGTTCCATGACCACAGTGCCATTGATATGAGCTTGTCACTTGATCTTCCTATCGGATCCGGATTAGGGTCTTCCGCTGCCGTAACTGTAGCCACCATTGCAGCATTGCATCATTATCATGGGGTTGAATTCAATAAGGAAACCCTTGCAAGGGAAGCCCATGGAGTGGAAGAGGAAGTTCAGGGCATAGCTAGCCCATTGGACACCTTGATAAGCACATATGGCGGATTGATTTACTTATCCCGTGAGAAGAAGATAGTTCGCTTTGACAGTCATTTGGATGCTCCATTTGTTGTAGGTTTTACCAATAAATATGGAAACACCGCCAAAATGGTCAAGAATGTGAAGACATTGAAGGACACATATCCTGAATTGGTGGATCCGATAATATCCACAATGGGCAAGATAGCAAATGAGGCAAGGATAGCCATCCTTAAGAATGATGTTGAAAGAATAGCTGAATTGATGAACTTGAATCAGGGATTACTTGACTCCTTAGGAGTCAACACTTATGAATTGTCAAGAATGATATATACCGCCCGTGACAATGGAGCCCTTGCTTCCAAGATAACAGGTTCCGGCGGTGGAGGAAGCATCATTTCCCTATGCAGGGAAGACAATGTCGACGAAGTTGCAGAGGCAATCAATGTTGAAGACAAGACAATCAAGGTGAAATTCTCAAAGGATGGTGTTTTAGTAAATAGGAGAGCTCCTCCTTTACCATAA
- the fni gene encoding type 2 isopentenyl-diphosphate Delta-isomerase produces MISDRKLEHLLICKNYDVNYKDKTTGFEDIELIHRALPEVHKEEIDISTEAFGKKLESPLFITAITGGHEAAKDINKELAIVAEDKQIGLGVGSQRAAIVNPDLRDTYDVVREYAPSALVLGNIGAPQSDLAQKAVEILDSDILAIHLNPLQEAIQPEGDVDGRGYLDSIAEICKAVDVPVMAKETGTGISAEDAIALEKAGVRFIDVEGAGGTSWAAVETYRADDRYMGELFWDWGIPTAVSTAEVVNSVNVPVISSGGIRSGLDAAKAIALGADAVGMALPALKGAYEGQEALVQMVERFNESLRIAMFLVGASNIEELKNSNLIIKGETKNWLESRGFDTKAYARK; encoded by the coding sequence ATGATTTCAGATAGAAAATTAGAACATTTATTAATTTGCAAGAATTATGATGTTAATTATAAGGACAAGACTACAGGCTTTGAAGACATTGAACTCATTCACAGAGCATTGCCTGAAGTTCATAAGGAAGAAATTGACATTTCAACAGAGGCTTTTGGAAAGAAACTGGAATCTCCATTGTTCATTACAGCCATCACTGGCGGACATGAAGCTGCAAAGGACATCAATAAGGAATTGGCCATTGTCGCAGAGGACAAGCAGATTGGTTTAGGTGTAGGAAGCCAAAGGGCGGCCATTGTAAATCCAGATTTAAGAGACACTTATGATGTTGTAAGGGAATATGCTCCCTCCGCACTTGTTTTAGGTAATATCGGAGCTCCTCAGTCTGATCTTGCACAGAAAGCCGTTGAAATATTGGACAGTGATATATTGGCAATTCATTTGAATCCATTGCAGGAAGCAATCCAGCCTGAAGGGGATGTTGACGGCAGAGGATATCTCGATTCAATAGCTGAAATCTGCAAGGCGGTGGATGTTCCTGTCATGGCAAAGGAAACAGGTACAGGAATAAGTGCAGAGGATGCGATTGCACTTGAAAAGGCAGGAGTCCGCTTCATTGATGTTGAAGGTGCTGGCGGAACCAGCTGGGCTGCTGTTGAAACATACCGTGCTGATGACAGATACATGGGAGAGCTCTTCTGGGATTGGGGAATCCCTACTGCTGTAAGCACTGCAGAAGTTGTAAATTCCGTCAATGTTCCAGTAATATCTTCCGGTGGAATCCGTTCAGGACTTGATGCTGCAAAGGCAATTGCGCTTGGCGCAGATGCTGTGGGAATGGCACTGCCAGCACTTAAAGGAGCCTATGAAGGACAGGAAGCTTTGGTTCAAATGGTTGAAAGATTCAATGAATCCTTAAGGATAGCAATGTTTTTGGTTGGAGCTTCAAATATCGAAGAGCTTAAGAATTCAAACCTCATAATCAAAGGGGAAACCAAGAACTGGCTTGAATCAAGAGGATTCGATACTAAGGCTTATGCAAGAAAGTAA
- the idsA gene encoding short chain isoprenyl diphosphate synthase IdsA, producing MSDVTDVLKQYSKDVVKTIEENLSVIEPQDLQDACLYLTKAGGKMLRPALTLISAEAVGGKKEDALKTAAALELIHTFSLIHDDIMDDDDMRRGMPSVHKVWDEPVAILAGDTLFSKAFEMVIASKEENAHPANVANALATVADACVKICEGQASDMSFEGNFDVKEDEYSEMIFKKTGALIAAATKAGAIMGGADDETVQALYEYGRMIGTAFQIQDDYLDVISDEKDLGKPVGSDIAKGKMTLMVVKALAESEGEDHERLLEILKEENSSQENIHEAIDLFNKYGSIEYAHNLALENVDGAKKVLEILPDSEAKQMLIDLADFVIDRSS from the coding sequence ATGTCTGATGTTACTGATGTTTTAAAACAATATTCCAAAGATGTTGTAAAAACAATTGAAGAGAATCTTAGTGTTATTGAACCACAGGATTTACAGGATGCTTGTCTTTATTTAACAAAAGCTGGCGGAAAGATGCTTAGGCCAGCACTCACTTTAATCTCTGCAGAAGCGGTTGGAGGAAAAAAGGAGGATGCACTTAAGACTGCCGCTGCTTTGGAGCTTATTCATACCTTTTCACTTATCCATGACGATATCATGGATGACGATGACATGAGAAGGGGAATGCCTTCCGTACATAAGGTATGGGATGAGCCTGTAGCCATTTTGGCAGGGGATACCCTATTCTCAAAGGCATTTGAAATGGTAATCGCTTCCAAGGAGGAAAATGCACATCCTGCAAATGTTGCAAATGCATTGGCTACCGTTGCAGATGCCTGTGTTAAGATCTGTGAAGGTCAGGCTTCCGATATGAGCTTTGAAGGAAACTTTGATGTCAAGGAAGACGAATATTCTGAAATGATCTTCAAGAAAACAGGTGCATTGATTGCAGCTGCAACCAAAGCTGGAGCAATCATGGGCGGAGCAGATGATGAGACAGTGCAAGCTCTCTATGAATATGGAAGAATGATTGGTACAGCTTTCCAGATTCAGGATGATTATCTTGATGTGATCAGTGATGAAAAGGACCTTGGAAAGCCTGTCGGCAGTGACATCGCAAAAGGAAAGATGACCCTTATGGTCGTTAAGGCATTGGCTGAATCCGAAGGTGAAGACCATGAAAGATTGCTTGAAATCTTAAAAGAGGAGAATTCTTCACAAGAGAACATACATGAAGCCATTGATTTATTCAATAAATATGGTTCCATTGAATATGCTCACAATCTCGCTTTAGAAAACGTTGATGGTGCTAAGAAAGTACTCGAAATATTGCCTGACTCTGAAGCTAAACAGATGCTTATTGATTTGGCAGATTTTGTCATAGACAGATCTTCCTAA
- a CDS encoding isopentenyl phosphate kinase, whose product MIILKIGGSILTEKDSAEPKVDYENLNRIAEEIRQSLYADEISNDLIDGLVIVHGAGSFGHPPAKKYQIGRPFEMKDYLEKRIGFAEVQNEVKKLNSIICESLIEHGIPVIAIPPSSFITSHNKRIYDFDLDLLKTYIREGFVPVLFGDVVIDDEVKIAVISGDQVLQYIAKFLKSDRIVLGTDVAGVYTKNPKIHDDAVHIDEVNSIEDIKFLESTTNVDVTGGMVGKVKELLDLADYGISSEIINANEEGAIAKALQGMEVNGTKICRK is encoded by the coding sequence ATGATTATTTTAAAGATTGGCGGAAGCATATTGACTGAAAAGGATTCCGCGGAACCTAAAGTCGATTATGAAAACTTGAATAGGATTGCAGAGGAAATCAGACAATCCTTATATGCTGATGAAATCAGCAATGACCTGATAGACGGGCTTGTGATTGTTCATGGAGCAGGATCCTTCGGACATCCTCCTGCTAAGAAGTATCAGATAGGCCGTCCTTTTGAAATGAAGGATTACCTTGAAAAGAGGATAGGCTTTGCAGAGGTTCAAAATGAGGTCAAGAAGCTGAATTCAATCATCTGCGAATCATTGATCGAGCATGGAATTCCAGTAATTGCAATACCTCCATCTTCCTTTATAACTTCACACAATAAGAGAATCTATGATTTTGACTTGGATCTTTTAAAGACATATATTAGAGAAGGTTTCGTCCCTGTTCTCTTTGGAGATGTAGTCATTGACGATGAAGTGAAGATAGCGGTCATCTCAGGGGATCAAGTTCTCCAATACATTGCAAAGTTCCTCAAATCAGATAGGATTGTCCTTGGAACCGATGTGGCCGGGGTCTATACCAAAAACCCTAAGATCCATGATGATGCGGTCCATATAGATGAAGTGAACTCCATTGAGGACATCAAGTTCCTTGAATCCACAACCAATGTCGATGTGACCGGCGGCATGGTCGGCAAAGTGAAGGAGCTATTGGACTTGGCGGATTATGGAATAAGCTCTGAAATCATCAATGCAAATGAAGAGGGAGCAATCGCAAAGGCATTGCAGGGCATGGAAGTGAATGGAACTAAAATCTGCAGAAAATAA